Proteins encoded together in one Aureibacillus halotolerans window:
- a CDS encoding glycosyl hydrolase family 95 catalytic domain-containing protein → MKADTTAKRKYTKGNYTNSFTEVPATNPGFEWRDGMVSGNGENGYITSGSPYTDSFIFQHMWYNYPSKDPREIPEELTGQLEEARLNVFQQNDQWVIKDASGERRRRPFYYSYHPGHQLRLTMERKGSVANYERWTNYETAETGVTYQDELGEWTRTSFTSRVDNVSITKLTASSTGCKLNLVISIDDISNMSRAHDKETELTALRYKKLVDESASYVAQVVHYPSYPGSELMNGGYAGVTQVIAVNGTKKRVHLADTDESMNVGMQQNPGIQITDADAVYLITQSNRTFDMGPIEDFSSAEDYQIIDALLQHTNKVATAYTDTEVGFDYDDALEAHVEKHAPEFNAVQFSIHGNAEEKALDNLALIQTQRNTGSTLHHAFIEQVYNQGRYAMICTSGQSAPRLYGLWTGEWNPAWRAIYTLDANVNLQIAAMNSGHLTYAPLGYITFFLRQAPDFEYNARMAYGMHDAIQVSVNSDGDRAMHIEYDNDFPFEYWNAGASWCLLPIYEYWQCYGNQKIPIQELMRIDALQHLLSVNNGGLTDNEFAALKAKGAIDLEQDILLPLLTKQANFWEQICTPEYYTNVKGEVCHEQGKTELLPGETYIIIPAYSPENHPIGYSSRITANATMDISAARDGLMMVIALEKAVKRAGYEEAVAKWEALLEQLPNYLLDEDGALREWAVNEYIENNNHRHLSHLYPAWPAYETQNDRDLATAATKALANRDKYNTEDATAGHGWMHKALVSARLKDGEGVVQSLLPMMQDTGYYLSLMTDHDTNRRNHSYCTDTSYGTVAAINEALLFSNSGEIEVLPALPKDWTTGSINGLMARSQVEVKELAWDISSNEIKLILRSRTEGNAIRLSAGLQWDNAMVNGVKAETHELHGRKVISLTLGKAEEAAIQFHLSASQQ, encoded by the coding sequence ATGAAAGCGGACACAACAGCGAAACGAAAGTATACAAAGGGTAACTATACGAACTCGTTTACCGAGGTTCCAGCGACAAACCCTGGTTTTGAGTGGAGAGACGGTATGGTTAGTGGGAATGGTGAGAACGGTTACATAACGTCGGGCTCACCATATACGGATAGCTTCATTTTCCAACACATGTGGTACAACTACCCATCAAAGGATCCGAGAGAAATTCCAGAGGAGCTAACTGGTCAACTGGAGGAAGCAAGACTGAATGTGTTTCAGCAAAATGACCAATGGGTGATAAAGGATGCTTCTGGCGAGCGTAGAAGAAGGCCATTTTATTACAGCTATCATCCCGGACATCAGCTTCGTTTGACAATGGAAAGAAAGGGGAGCGTCGCCAATTATGAACGCTGGACAAATTATGAAACAGCAGAAACCGGAGTGACGTACCAGGATGAACTTGGTGAATGGACGAGAACCTCGTTTACATCAAGAGTAGACAATGTGTCGATTACGAAATTAACCGCCTCATCGACAGGATGTAAACTCAATCTTGTAATCTCGATTGATGACATCTCAAATATGAGCCGTGCACACGACAAAGAGACAGAATTAACAGCGTTACGATACAAGAAACTCGTTGATGAGTCTGCCAGTTATGTCGCTCAGGTGGTTCATTACCCTTCGTATCCTGGTAGCGAGCTTATGAACGGCGGCTATGCTGGTGTGACACAGGTCATAGCAGTGAACGGTACGAAGAAAAGGGTGCACCTAGCTGATACAGATGAGTCGATGAATGTGGGTATGCAACAAAATCCAGGTATACAAATCACCGATGCGGATGCTGTTTATTTGATCACGCAATCCAACAGAACCTTTGATATGGGGCCAATAGAGGACTTTTCAAGCGCGGAGGACTATCAAATTATCGATGCTTTGCTTCAACATACGAACAAAGTAGCTACCGCTTACACCGATACAGAAGTTGGATTTGACTATGACGATGCTCTTGAAGCACATGTTGAAAAGCATGCTCCTGAATTCAATGCTGTTCAATTTTCTATTCATGGGAATGCAGAGGAGAAAGCACTAGATAACTTAGCGTTGATTCAAACACAGAGAAACACAGGTTCAACGCTCCATCATGCTTTTATAGAACAGGTGTATAATCAGGGACGTTATGCAATGATTTGTACAAGCGGACAAAGTGCGCCGCGTTTATATGGCTTGTGGACAGGCGAATGGAACCCAGCCTGGCGTGCTATATACACGTTAGATGCGAACGTAAACCTTCAAATTGCAGCGATGAACTCGGGGCATTTAACCTATGCACCACTTGGATACATTACGTTTTTCCTTCGACAAGCACCTGATTTTGAGTACAATGCAAGAATGGCGTATGGTATGCATGACGCTATACAGGTTTCTGTCAACTCGGATGGGGACCGAGCCATGCATATTGAATACGATAACGACTTCCCGTTTGAGTATTGGAATGCTGGCGCCAGCTGGTGTCTGCTACCAATTTATGAATACTGGCAGTGTTATGGAAATCAAAAGATTCCTATTCAAGAGCTGATGCGCATTGATGCCCTCCAGCATCTGCTCAGCGTAAACAATGGTGGGCTGACAGACAATGAGTTTGCGGCGTTGAAAGCAAAAGGCGCCATTGATCTTGAACAAGACATTTTACTACCACTGTTAACAAAGCAGGCAAATTTTTGGGAGCAGATATGTACACCTGAATACTATACAAATGTCAAAGGTGAGGTATGCCATGAGCAGGGGAAAACAGAGCTGCTCCCTGGTGAGACCTACATTATTATCCCTGCGTATTCCCCCGAAAATCATCCCATTGGGTACAGCAGCAGAATTACTGCAAACGCAACGATGGACATTTCTGCTGCGCGAGATGGGCTAATGATGGTCATTGCCTTGGAGAAGGCAGTGAAACGAGCGGGATATGAAGAAGCCGTTGCAAAATGGGAAGCCTTATTGGAACAGCTGCCAAACTATTTATTGGATGAAGACGGCGCGTTACGAGAATGGGCGGTGAATGAGTATATTGAAAACAATAACCACCGCCATTTAAGTCATTTGTATCCTGCCTGGCCAGCTTATGAAACACAAAACGACCGTGATCTCGCAACCGCGGCGACCAAAGCTCTGGCGAACAGAGACAAATACAATACGGAGGACGCAACGGCAGGACACGGATGGATGCATAAAGCGTTAGTGAGTGCGCGATTGAAGGATGGAGAGGGGGTCGTCCAATCCTTGCTGCCAATGATGCAGGATACAGGGTACTATCTATCGTTAATGACGGACCATGATACGAATCGACGCAATCATTCCTACTGTACTGACACTTCGTATGGGACAGTAGCAGCGATTAATGAGGCTTTACTTTTCTCTAATTCTGGTGAAATTGAAGTTCTTCCGGCATTGCCAAAAGATTGGACCACTGGCTCAATCAATGGATTGATGGCTCGATCGCAAGTAGAGGTCAAGGAACTTGCATGGGACATTTCTTCTAATGAAATTAAGCTTATATTGAGGTCAAGGACGGAAGGAAATGCAATCCGTCTGTCGGCTGGTCTTCAATGGGACAATGCTATGGTTAATGGCGTGAAAGCTGAAACTCATGAACTTCATGGGCGCAAAGTGATTTCGTTAACACTTGGTAAAGCCGAAGAGGCGGCAATCCAGTTTCATTTATCAGCTTCTCAACAATAA
- a CDS encoding extracellular solute-binding protein, with translation MKWFIKKTILVVIAAVVLVGCSNDATSGESATTDDGRVKINVFAPQGAETNFEDNKFSKVIEDKFNIDFTWQTTTLDAGAASEKRQISLASGDYPDLFLMIPWVDQFSQSELLKYGQQGIFLPLNDLIKEHAPNIQKAFDQEPDLKAMATAPDGNIYGMPQWNDCYHCSYPEKLWINTTWLDTLGLEMPTTTEEMKDVLLAFKNEDPNGNGKPDEIPMSGRVDDSPIPFLMNSFEYYHSSEIPLLLEDGNVSFAATTEGWREGVRYAAELFELGLIDPGTFTQNADALLQIGNNGGDVILGVGPGTHPGTFTTDEERLNSDKYQAIPPLEGQKNLTTYQFPSMPGATFVLTNKASEEAQIAAIKALDYMFTVEGSLNAQFGVKGVGWRDPQEGEVALNSDVDPIYRKLPENREEEEREENISWGANGQYWHFRGLRDAEVSSTEIYTTAGFERRLQEATLLYEGHEPPEENMYPYWKVWIDQEEAGEVAMLITNLNGYIEQNMVQFITGAKDIETEWEEYVSGFDGLNGSRYLEIMQKSYDALETK, from the coding sequence ATGAAATGGTTCATAAAGAAGACAATCCTCGTTGTAATAGCTGCAGTTGTGCTTGTGGGTTGTTCAAATGATGCGACTTCAGGGGAAAGTGCAACGACAGATGATGGGCGAGTCAAAATTAATGTGTTTGCCCCACAAGGCGCTGAAACAAATTTTGAGGATAATAAGTTCTCGAAAGTCATTGAGGACAAATTCAATATTGATTTTACATGGCAGACCACGACTCTTGATGCTGGAGCGGCAAGCGAAAAAAGGCAAATTTCGCTTGCGAGTGGGGACTATCCAGACTTATTTCTAATGATTCCATGGGTGGATCAATTTTCACAGTCTGAGCTTTTGAAATACGGACAACAAGGTATTTTCCTGCCTTTAAATGATCTCATTAAAGAGCATGCCCCAAATATTCAAAAGGCTTTTGATCAGGAACCAGATCTTAAAGCGATGGCAACGGCACCTGATGGAAACATTTATGGCATGCCTCAATGGAACGATTGCTACCACTGTTCATATCCAGAAAAATTATGGATTAATACGACGTGGCTGGATACGTTAGGGCTTGAGATGCCTACAACTACTGAGGAAATGAAGGATGTCCTTTTGGCCTTTAAAAACGAAGATCCAAATGGCAACGGCAAACCCGATGAAATTCCAATGAGTGGCCGTGTTGATGATTCACCAATCCCGTTTTTAATGAACTCTTTTGAGTATTACCACTCAAGTGAAATACCGCTCCTACTTGAAGATGGCAATGTGAGCTTTGCTGCAACAACAGAGGGATGGAGAGAAGGGGTTCGCTATGCGGCAGAGCTTTTTGAGCTTGGTTTAATCGACCCAGGCACGTTTACGCAAAATGCTGACGCGCTGTTACAAATAGGGAATAATGGCGGAGATGTGATTTTGGGTGTTGGCCCGGGAACCCACCCAGGAACGTTTACCACTGACGAAGAGCGCCTTAATTCAGATAAGTACCAAGCAATTCCACCACTAGAGGGTCAAAAAAATCTTACAACCTATCAGTTTCCGAGCATGCCTGGGGCGACATTTGTGTTAACGAACAAAGCAAGTGAGGAAGCACAAATTGCAGCCATTAAGGCGCTAGACTACATGTTTACAGTAGAAGGTTCATTAAATGCTCAGTTTGGAGTTAAAGGCGTTGGCTGGCGCGATCCTCAAGAGGGTGAAGTAGCGTTGAATTCCGATGTAGATCCAATTTATAGAAAGCTCCCTGAAAATCGTGAGGAGGAAGAAAGGGAAGAGAATATCTCGTGGGGAGCAAATGGGCAATACTGGCATTTTAGAGGTCTTCGTGATGCGGAAGTTTCAAGCACAGAAATATATACAACGGCCGGTTTTGAACGCCGTTTACAAGAGGCAACACTCCTTTATGAGGGGCATGAACCCCCTGAAGAAAACATGTACCCTTATTGGAAGGTATGGATTGATCAGGAAGAGGCTGGAGAAGTGGCTATGCTGATCACTAACCTTAACGGGTACATTGAACAGAACATGGTTCAGTTTATCACTGGTGCAAAGGACATAGAAACGGAATGGGAGGAGTATGTGTCGGGGTTTGATGGCTTGAATGGAAGTCGATACTTGGAAATTATGCAAAAATCGTATGATGCCCTTGAAACAAAGTAA
- a CDS encoding alpha/beta hydrolase, producing MKTQTFNLDPNNDAITLTSYILDEVKEVTATHSRPAVIICPGGAYQRTSDREGEPVALRFAAAGFHAFVLRYHTHSTGGSLHPQPLLDVAGALKLVREHANEWHLDPERIAVCGFSAGGHLAASIGVHWNDDLLQEHYQMEPSFFKPNALILAYPVIDLRLMGPHLQRIADPDCCLALLGTADPTEDEVQTQNTAHFVSAVTPPTFLWHTAEDTRVFAENSLRFASELAKHAVPYELHVFENGPHGLSLANDQTSSHTHQINPSIQPWFDLAMTWLKKHL from the coding sequence ATGAAAACGCAAACATTTAATTTAGATCCGAACAATGACGCTATTACTCTTACCTCCTATATCCTAGATGAAGTCAAAGAGGTGACCGCGACTCATTCAAGACCTGCCGTTATCATTTGTCCGGGTGGCGCATACCAGCGAACGTCCGACCGTGAGGGGGAACCGGTTGCCCTACGGTTTGCAGCAGCCGGTTTCCACGCCTTTGTCCTTCGTTATCACACACATTCAACAGGTGGGTCTCTCCATCCTCAGCCACTGCTGGATGTTGCTGGCGCCTTAAAATTGGTGAGAGAACACGCAAATGAATGGCATCTTGACCCTGAGCGCATTGCCGTCTGTGGCTTTTCAGCAGGCGGTCACTTGGCTGCCTCGATTGGCGTGCACTGGAATGATGATTTGTTGCAAGAACATTATCAAATGGAACCTTCCTTCTTCAAACCAAATGCGCTCATTCTTGCATACCCTGTGATTGATCTTCGTTTAATGGGGCCTCATCTTCAACGCATTGCAGATCCGGATTGCTGCCTCGCATTGCTTGGAACCGCAGATCCTACAGAAGATGAGGTACAAACGCAAAACACTGCTCACTTTGTTTCCGCGGTGACACCGCCAACCTTTTTATGGCATACGGCAGAGGATACTCGTGTCTTTGCTGAGAATTCATTACGATTTGCATCCGAATTAGCAAAGCATGCTGTGCCTTATGAGTTACATGTGTTTGAAAATGGTCCTCATGGCTTATCGTTAGCAAATGACCAGACGTCAAGTCATACGCATCAGATCAATCCATCCATTCAGCCGTGGTTTGACCTCGCCATGACGTGGTTAAAAAAACATCTCTAA
- a CDS encoding carbohydrate ABC transporter permease, whose amino-acid sequence MVSREGRNVKDVSTKIKDSAGDRLFVIFIYVGLSLITLSILYPLIYIVSSSLSSPLAVTSGRVWLWPVDVTLDGYKAVLGSSKVIMGYANSLFYTVFGTIIAVTLTVLLAYPLSRKSFFGRTFLMFFILFTMLFSGGLIPEYLVVQNLGMVDTRWALLIPKAIAVWQVIIARTFFQTSIPEELVEASEMDGCSDLRFLWSVVIPLAKPIIAVLVLMYAIMQWNSYFDALIYLKSEALYPLQLVLRNILILNTDASSLMSASEMMERQQLAELMKYSLIVVASLPVLIIYPFVQKYFMQGMLIGSVKG is encoded by the coding sequence ATGGTAAGTAGGGAGGGAAGAAATGTGAAAGATGTCTCAACCAAAATCAAAGATTCAGCAGGCGATCGGTTGTTCGTCATTTTCATTTATGTTGGCTTGTCCCTGATTACGTTATCGATTTTATATCCGCTTATTTACATTGTCAGCTCATCATTGAGCAGCCCACTTGCCGTGACGTCAGGAAGAGTCTGGTTATGGCCAGTTGACGTAACATTGGATGGGTACAAGGCGGTACTCGGGAGCAGTAAAGTCATTATGGGGTATGCCAACTCATTATTTTACACTGTTTTTGGCACCATCATTGCGGTCACTCTGACAGTGCTGCTAGCCTACCCATTATCACGTAAATCCTTTTTTGGCAGAACCTTTTTAATGTTTTTCATCTTGTTTACGATGCTTTTTTCAGGTGGATTAATTCCAGAGTATCTCGTTGTTCAAAACCTTGGTATGGTGGATACACGCTGGGCTCTTCTGATTCCTAAAGCCATTGCGGTTTGGCAAGTGATTATCGCACGCACCTTCTTTCAAACGAGCATTCCTGAGGAGCTTGTTGAAGCGAGTGAAATGGATGGATGCAGTGATCTTCGTTTTCTCTGGTCCGTCGTCATTCCTCTCGCAAAGCCAATTATTGCGGTATTGGTGTTAATGTACGCCATCATGCAGTGGAATTCTTATTTTGATGCCTTAATTTACTTAAAATCGGAAGCGTTATATCCGCTTCAGCTCGTGCTTCGCAACATTTTGATTCTTAACACTGATGCGAGTAGTCTCATGAGCGCGAGTGAAATGATGGAGCGTCAGCAACTGGCAGAACTCATGAAATACTCTCTCATTGTTGTGGCAAGCTTGCCTGTGCTCATCATTTATCCGTTTGTGCAAAAATATTTCATGCAAGGTATGCTTATCGGTTCGGTTAAAGGATAA
- the brnQ gene encoding branched-chain amino acid transport system II carrier protein gives MKEQKVTFSFILTLGFMLFALFFGAGNLIFPAMLGQLSGDHVWWANGGFLVTGVGLPLLGVLAFGMSGKTSALELTQRVHPVFGLIFTTVLYLSIGPLFAMPRTGSTSYEIAVTPFLSDGSHPWVLFMFTILYFGVTCFLALKPAKIVDIVGKYLTPFLLVFLGVLIVTVFVQPLGSFQEPSEQYAVHPFSEGFQQGYLTMDILASLVFGIIVIQAIQAKGVTSRKKLLGAAASAAIIAAVFLAIIYTSISYTGATSVSTLGLLDNGGTVLALVANSYYGAAGNILLGLIVTLACLTTSIGLTTACAAYFSKLMPNVSYSVIAIILSVFSAVFANIGLSELISISVPVLSTIYPLAIVIILLTFLHRLFGGRAAVYQMSLLLTLVISLFDGLKAAGIEIPVVTNVFKQILPLYAQGLGWLVPALVGAVLGYLCSYLFGKGKKYAT, from the coding sequence TTGAAAGAGCAAAAAGTAACGTTTTCGTTTATTCTTACGTTAGGCTTCATGTTGTTTGCTCTATTTTTCGGAGCAGGCAACCTTATTTTCCCTGCCATGCTCGGGCAGCTGTCTGGAGATCATGTGTGGTGGGCGAATGGTGGATTTCTCGTCACCGGTGTCGGCCTCCCCTTATTAGGCGTATTAGCGTTTGGCATGTCAGGAAAAACGAGCGCACTGGAACTTACACAACGCGTTCATCCCGTTTTCGGTCTTATTTTCACAACGGTGTTGTACTTATCTATTGGTCCATTATTTGCGATGCCACGAACCGGAAGCACCTCTTACGAAATTGCGGTCACGCCGTTTCTATCTGACGGTAGCCACCCTTGGGTGCTGTTTATGTTTACCATCTTATACTTCGGCGTTACTTGCTTCTTAGCCTTAAAGCCTGCGAAGATTGTAGATATTGTTGGAAAATACTTGACACCATTTTTGCTCGTCTTTCTTGGTGTGCTCATTGTGACTGTATTTGTTCAACCACTGGGAAGCTTTCAAGAACCCTCTGAACAATATGCTGTACATCCCTTTTCAGAAGGGTTCCAACAAGGCTATTTGACAATGGATATCTTAGCATCGCTAGTGTTTGGTATTATCGTCATTCAAGCCATTCAAGCCAAGGGAGTCACATCTAGAAAAAAATTGCTAGGCGCAGCAGCAAGCGCAGCCATTATTGCGGCCGTATTTCTAGCGATCATTTACACGTCGATTTCCTATACAGGCGCTACAAGCGTATCAACTCTTGGGCTCCTTGATAATGGTGGCACTGTACTTGCACTCGTTGCAAACAGCTACTATGGAGCTGCTGGCAACATTTTGCTCGGATTAATTGTCACCCTGGCCTGCCTCACAACGAGCATTGGACTCACAACGGCTTGTGCGGCATATTTCAGTAAACTAATGCCCAATGTGTCGTATTCCGTTATTGCAATTATTCTTTCGGTGTTTAGTGCAGTCTTTGCCAATATCGGACTTTCGGAATTAATCTCGATTTCTGTGCCAGTCTTGTCCACAATATATCCTTTGGCGATTGTCATCATACTGCTGACCTTTTTGCATCGATTGTTTGGAGGACGGGCAGCTGTCTATCAAATGAGCCTCCTGCTCACGTTGGTAATTAGTTTATTTGATGGCTTAAAAGCAGCTGGCATCGAGATTCCGGTGGTTACGAATGTATTCAAACAAATTCTTCCTCTTTACGCTCAGGGACTTGGGTGGCTTGTTCCAGCCCTTGTAGGAGCAGTCCTTGGCTATCTATGCTCTTATCTGTTTGGCAAGGGGAAAAAGTACGCAACTTGA
- a CDS encoding ABC transporter permease, translated as MKATQTSGLSPALQKRSIASQARRSWKKHWQFYLLVLPPVLYFIIFKYIPMFGAIIAFKDYNVVQGVMGSPWAGFKYFEMFFSNPQAWTLIKNTFLLSLYGVLVSFPLPILLALALNEVRVRAFKRTVQMVTYAPYFISTVVLVSMMMLLLAPRLGIFNNLLNVFGVESINFLGESELFRSIFVWSDAWQNTGYAAVIYLAALAGINPALYEAAKVDGASRIQKILYIDLPGILPAASIILILSVGSLMAIGFEKVYLLQNPMNLETSEVLATYVYKIGLLNANFSFATAVGLFNSVVNLILLIAVNIIARRVTGNSLW; from the coding sequence ATGAAGGCAACGCAGACATCTGGATTATCGCCTGCTTTGCAGAAACGCAGCATTGCCTCACAGGCGAGACGTAGTTGGAAAAAGCATTGGCAATTTTATTTGCTTGTGCTCCCACCAGTGTTGTATTTTATTATCTTTAAGTACATTCCCATGTTTGGTGCAATTATTGCATTCAAGGATTACAATGTCGTTCAAGGAGTCATGGGTAGTCCTTGGGCGGGATTTAAGTATTTTGAGATGTTTTTCTCAAATCCTCAAGCATGGACGCTTATTAAGAATACCTTTCTATTAAGCCTTTATGGGGTGCTGGTCAGCTTCCCGTTGCCAATCCTTTTGGCTTTGGCATTAAATGAGGTGAGAGTCAGGGCATTTAAACGTACGGTTCAAATGGTGACGTATGCCCCATACTTTATTTCAACAGTTGTCCTTGTCTCAATGATGATGCTTTTGTTGGCGCCGAGGCTGGGCATTTTTAATAATCTCTTAAATGTATTCGGCGTAGAATCCATTAACTTTTTAGGAGAATCTGAATTGTTTCGCTCGATTTTTGTTTGGTCTGATGCCTGGCAGAACACAGGATATGCGGCTGTGATTTATCTCGCAGCATTAGCAGGTATTAATCCAGCTCTTTATGAGGCGGCAAAGGTCGATGGAGCATCCAGAATACAGAAGATTCTTTATATCGATTTGCCAGGAATTCTCCCGGCAGCCTCCATTATCCTCATTTTAAGTGTCGGAAGCTTGATGGCGATCGGCTTTGAAAAAGTGTATTTGCTTCAGAACCCTATGAACTTGGAAACTTCAGAGGTTCTTGCAACGTACGTTTACAAAATTGGCTTGTTAAACGCAAACTTCAGTTTTGCAACGGCAGTAGGACTGTTTAATTCAGTTGTCAATCTTATCTTGCTTATAGCTGTAAACATCATTGCTAGGCGAGTGACAGGAAACAGCTTATGGTAA